Proteins encoded by one window of Sinorhizobium arboris LMG 14919:
- a CDS encoding ABC transporter permease, which produces MFHNRAEALALALPAAVFAAVVFLAPVVILLAEGFRNADGWSVSAYTGFLSDPLNRTVFLRTLRLGATVTVVAAVIGYAAAFAIVNLPPKGKGRMIGLVVLPLMISPVARTYAWIVILGRTGIVNQALTSVGLTDEPVRFLFTETAVFVGLLQLFLPLMILALISALENMPKDAIPAARVLGANWFQVFWKVILPLTKEGLVIGGTLVFTGSLTAYITPAILGGSKVLMLETLLYQRVTVANDFVSASVIAFILIVMSFAANLLLKRLATARSKR; this is translated from the coding sequence ATGTTCCACAACCGGGCCGAGGCGCTGGCGCTAGCCTTGCCGGCGGCCGTATTCGCCGCCGTCGTCTTTCTGGCGCCGGTTGTCATCCTGCTCGCCGAAGGCTTCCGCAATGCTGATGGCTGGTCCGTATCCGCCTATACCGGCTTCCTTTCCGATCCGCTTAATCGGACGGTGTTCCTGCGCACGCTGAGGCTCGGCGCGACGGTAACCGTGGTCGCTGCCGTCATCGGCTATGCCGCAGCCTTTGCGATCGTCAACCTGCCGCCGAAAGGCAAGGGCCGGATGATCGGTCTCGTGGTGCTGCCGCTGATGATATCGCCGGTCGCGCGCACCTATGCCTGGATCGTCATTCTGGGGAGGACCGGGATCGTCAATCAGGCACTGACGAGCGTCGGCCTTACGGACGAACCGGTGCGCTTCCTCTTCACGGAGACGGCGGTCTTCGTCGGGCTTCTGCAACTTTTCCTGCCGCTGATGATCCTGGCGCTGATCAGCGCGCTCGAAAACATGCCGAAGGATGCGATCCCCGCCGCGCGGGTACTCGGCGCCAACTGGTTCCAAGTCTTCTGGAAGGTCATTCTGCCGCTCACGAAGGAAGGTCTGGTCATCGGCGGAACGCTCGTCTTCACCGGCTCCCTGACGGCCTATATCACGCCGGCGATCCTCGGAGGCTCCAAGGTCCTGATGCTGGAGACGCTGCTTTATCAACGCGTGACCGTTGCCAATGATTTCGTCTCTGCAAGCGTCATCGCCTTCATTCTGATCGTCATGAGCTTCGCAGCCAACCTTCTCTTGAAGCGGCTCGCCACCGCGAGGAGCAAGCGATGA
- a CDS encoding LacI family DNA-binding transcriptional regulator, translated as MARSGPKLTRIATTLGVSAATVSNALSGKGRVSAELAERIRSIAAEIGYVPSQAGRALRTGRSAVIGLVLPDISNPLFPQIAQAIEYAASSAGYGVLIADSRGDVTVQTRAIERLIERGVDGMVIVPRRGTRIADVGCPVAVVDTPSTPGNTVAADHWDGGRQIAEHLVGLGHRRLLIIGNNPASNVQNDRVGGLRSGAREGVQTETLWIERLEQIHGKGCSLGLARKVAEGVTAFAAVSDLHALRALTELQRAGIHVPEQASVTGFDDLIWSPVVTPALTTIRMDMERIATLAVEALVQAIGSRETGSPSDGAPVAATISKVPMQLVVRQSSATPPLVSEGEPQP; from the coding sequence TTGGCACGTTCCGGACCCAAACTGACGAGGATCGCCACCACTCTTGGCGTCTCCGCGGCGACGGTCTCCAATGCGCTCTCCGGCAAGGGGCGCGTTTCCGCGGAACTTGCCGAGAGAATCCGCTCGATCGCGGCCGAGATCGGATACGTGCCCAGCCAGGCTGGAAGGGCGCTCAGGACCGGCAGGAGCGCCGTCATTGGACTGGTTCTGCCCGATATCAGCAATCCGCTCTTTCCCCAGATCGCCCAGGCAATCGAGTATGCGGCATCTTCGGCCGGCTACGGCGTCCTGATCGCCGATTCCCGCGGCGACGTCACCGTGCAGACGAGGGCGATCGAACGGCTCATAGAGCGGGGCGTCGACGGCATGGTCATCGTGCCGCGTCGCGGCACCCGGATTGCCGACGTCGGTTGCCCGGTCGCAGTCGTGGACACGCCGTCGACGCCTGGAAACACCGTGGCGGCGGACCATTGGGATGGCGGAAGGCAGATCGCCGAGCATCTGGTCGGCCTCGGCCACAGGCGCCTGCTGATCATCGGCAACAACCCTGCGTCAAACGTGCAGAACGATCGCGTCGGCGGCCTTCGCTCGGGCGCGCGCGAAGGCGTGCAAACGGAGACGCTGTGGATCGAACGACTGGAGCAGATACACGGCAAGGGCTGCTCGCTCGGGCTCGCCCGCAAGGTGGCGGAAGGGGTAACGGCCTTTGCGGCCGTCTCCGACCTTCATGCGCTGCGCGCGCTCACGGAGCTGCAACGCGCCGGCATCCATGTCCCCGAGCAGGCGAGCGTCACCGGGTTCGACGACCTGATCTGGTCGCCGGTGGTGACGCCGGCGCTGACCACGATCCGGATGGATATGGAGCGTATCGCGACGCTCGCCGTCGAGGCGCTGGTGCAGGCGATCGGTTCCCGCGAAACTGGATCTCCATCCGACGGCGCGCCCGTCGCCGCCACCATATCGAAAGTGCCCATGCAGCTCGTCGTTCGCCAGTCCTCGGCGACGCCACCACTTGTCAGCGAAGGAGAACCGCAGCCATGA
- a CDS encoding ABC transporter substrate-binding protein: protein MNKILLASSALLLIGAHAASAQEKTLTISVYGFAQDAFKELVYDPFEAKCGCKLVVETGNSVERLAKMEANKANPVVDMAVVSMADALSATRSGLIDKIDTSKLGNFDKLYDVAKDPNGDGMSIGYTFYATSIVYRSDKVEVTSWADLLGDKLAGHVALPNVTTNQGPPTLYMIGEALGQNTPDLKAAIAAVGEKKDDIVTFYVKSSQLVQLMQQEEIWAAPIGRFSWEGFTKMDLPIKWATPKEGQTGGMNVMVLTKGSKNQDLALQFMDFWLSTEIQTALAEKLVDSPANKEVKVSPEIAENLTYGEETVKNLKLIPSAVALDNRDVWLSEWNAKVGQ from the coding sequence ATGAACAAAATCCTGCTCGCCTCGAGCGCGCTCCTCCTGATCGGCGCCCATGCCGCGTCCGCTCAGGAGAAGACCCTGACCATCTCCGTCTACGGCTTCGCCCAGGACGCGTTCAAGGAACTGGTCTATGATCCCTTCGAGGCCAAGTGCGGCTGCAAGCTCGTCGTCGAAACGGGCAACAGCGTCGAACGCCTTGCCAAGATGGAAGCCAACAAGGCGAATCCGGTCGTGGACATGGCGGTCGTTTCCATGGCGGATGCGCTTTCCGCTACACGCTCCGGCCTGATCGACAAGATCGATACATCGAAGCTTGGCAATTTCGACAAGCTCTACGACGTCGCCAAGGACCCGAACGGCGACGGCATGAGCATCGGCTACACCTTCTACGCCACCTCGATCGTCTATCGATCCGACAAGGTGGAAGTCACGTCCTGGGCCGACTTGCTCGGCGACAAACTCGCCGGCCACGTGGCACTCCCGAACGTAACGACCAACCAGGGGCCGCCGACGCTATACATGATCGGTGAAGCGCTGGGCCAGAATACGCCGGACCTCAAGGCGGCGATTGCGGCCGTTGGCGAGAAGAAGGACGATATCGTCACGTTCTACGTCAAATCCTCGCAGCTCGTGCAGTTGATGCAGCAGGAGGAAATCTGGGCGGCGCCCATCGGCCGGTTCTCCTGGGAAGGCTTCACCAAGATGGACCTGCCGATCAAGTGGGCGACTCCGAAGGAAGGTCAGACCGGCGGCATGAACGTCATGGTCCTGACCAAGGGCTCCAAGAACCAGGATCTGGCACTTCAGTTCATGGACTTCTGGTTGTCGACGGAAATTCAGACGGCGCTCGCCGAAAAGCTCGTCGACAGCCCGGCCAACAAGGAAGTGAAGGTTTCGCCGGAGATCGCTGAGAATCTGACCTACGGGGAAGAAACGGTCAAGAACCTGAAGCTCATCCCGTCGGCAGTGGCACTCGACAACCGGGACGTCTGGCTGTCCGAGTGGAACGCCAAGGTTGGTCAGTAA
- a CDS encoding FkbM family methyltransferase, producing the protein MRAITYFQRTVYFPDKPEKARFFCRLQAGQWEPGTFRNLARFVDGSTTYIDIGGWIGVTPYWAAQTADNVIVVEPDPVCFGILAEMKSANTGEVELVNAALSQDECLVLNSVGGGFGSSETSALIADDTGMSIEAKTITIPELQAMARTDRLCFKIDIEGYEYKVLEQFRAIDRKRTAGVLLAVHPQILAASLSGPAVLRLIRTAAATFRLVRSMRGFRLENPSALLRAIRKSVSRGELRGFDLLFVAR; encoded by the coding sequence ATGCGCGCCATAACCTATTTCCAGAGAACCGTTTATTTCCCAGACAAGCCGGAAAAGGCGCGCTTCTTTTGCCGTTTGCAGGCCGGTCAGTGGGAGCCCGGAACTTTTCGCAACCTCGCGCGCTTCGTCGACGGCAGCACGACCTATATCGATATAGGCGGCTGGATCGGGGTCACGCCCTATTGGGCGGCCCAGACTGCCGACAACGTTATTGTCGTCGAACCTGATCCGGTCTGTTTCGGCATTCTCGCAGAGATGAAAAGCGCCAACACCGGTGAGGTCGAACTGGTCAACGCCGCCCTTTCGCAGGACGAATGTCTCGTTCTCAATTCGGTGGGCGGCGGTTTCGGGAGTTCGGAAACGTCGGCGCTCATCGCCGACGACACCGGCATGTCGATCGAGGCAAAGACGATCACCATTCCTGAGCTTCAGGCGATGGCAAGGACCGACCGGCTCTGCTTCAAGATCGATATCGAGGGTTACGAATACAAAGTTCTCGAGCAGTTTCGGGCGATCGACCGGAAGAGGACCGCGGGCGTGCTTCTCGCCGTACACCCGCAGATCCTGGCGGCGTCGCTCTCCGGACCCGCCGTCCTGCGCTTGATCAGGACTGCGGCGGCGACCTTCCGCCTTGTCCGAAGCATGCGCGGCTTCCGATTGGAGAACCCGTCGGCGCTCTTGAGAGCGATCCGCAAATCGGTCTCCAGAGGCGAACTCAGGGGCTTCGACCTGCTCTTCGTCGCGCGTTGA
- a CDS encoding ABC transporter permease codes for MNSRLFPAAVLVLVTAFLIGPFFIIVAASLSGGETLAFPPQGLSLKWVAKVFAVESFRESFAMSMLLAIGGTATALILGIPASYALSRYRLPFGETVRTVVALPIIVPGIIVGLALLRYLVVPFGFNITLALFLAHTALVLPYAVRVVSASLNNLRSDIEEAAVLLGSSRAGAFFRVVMPNIRSGILAAFILGFVTSFNQVPVSLFLSGPGVRTLPIDMLSYMEITYDPSVAALSALLAFLSIGIVFLAERFLGFSRYV; via the coding sequence ATGAATTCCCGTCTCTTCCCGGCAGCGGTGCTCGTTCTCGTCACCGCTTTTCTGATCGGCCCCTTCTTCATCATCGTCGCGGCATCCCTGTCCGGGGGCGAAACGCTTGCCTTTCCGCCGCAAGGCCTGTCGCTGAAGTGGGTCGCGAAGGTTTTCGCGGTCGAGAGTTTCCGAGAGAGCTTCGCCATGTCGATGCTGCTTGCCATCGGCGGGACGGCCACAGCACTCATCCTAGGGATCCCGGCATCCTACGCGCTTTCGCGCTACCGGCTGCCCTTCGGCGAAACGGTTCGCACGGTGGTCGCCCTGCCGATCATCGTGCCCGGCATCATTGTCGGCCTGGCGCTGCTGCGCTATCTCGTCGTTCCGTTCGGCTTCAACATCACGCTCGCGCTCTTCCTCGCTCACACGGCGCTCGTGTTGCCCTATGCGGTGCGCGTCGTCTCGGCGAGCCTCAACAATCTGCGCTCCGATATCGAGGAGGCCGCGGTGCTGCTCGGTTCCTCGCGTGCCGGCGCCTTTTTCCGGGTGGTCATGCCGAATATCCGCAGCGGCATTCTCGCCGCCTTCATTCTCGGCTTCGTCACCAGTTTCAATCAGGTGCCGGTTTCGCTTTTCCTTTCCGGCCCCGGCGTACGCACGCTGCCGATCGACATGCTCTCCTATATGGAGATCACCTATGACCCCTCGGTCGCGGCGCTGTCGGCGCTGCTTGCCTTCTTGTCCATCGGCATCGTCTTCCTCGCCGAGCGTTTCCTAGGATTTTCCCGCTATGTCTGA
- a CDS encoding ABC transporter ATP-binding protein, producing the protein MSDPAFLSLEKLTLAYGDTVAVKDLDLSIRKGELVAFLGPSGCGKTTTMRSIAGLLKPQSGRIGLDGADITRVAANRRSVGLVFQSYALFPHLTVFENVAFGLRLKGLSGADLENRVSAGLKSVGLTSFADRKPAELSGGQQQRVALARSMVMEPKVLLLDEPLSNLDARLRLEMRTELQRVQRETGVTMIFVTHDQGEALSLADRIVVMLNGAIEQIGTPEEIYNRPASAFVADFVGFENIFAVESGKLRAGNGPIELAGSLPHDAAGLAWRPRMVTLGSGPFQGTVRGASFSGSTREYLLDTPLGAVKAEVDAAVPAHAAGTTLAFDLPVERAAKLERFN; encoded by the coding sequence ATGTCTGATCCCGCCTTCCTCAGCCTCGAAAAACTGACGCTCGCCTATGGCGACACCGTCGCGGTGAAGGATCTCGACCTATCGATCCGGAAAGGCGAGCTGGTCGCGTTTCTCGGGCCTTCGGGCTGCGGCAAGACGACGACGATGCGATCCATCGCCGGCCTGCTGAAGCCGCAATCGGGCCGTATCGGCCTGGACGGTGCCGACATCACCCGCGTCGCTGCGAACAGGCGATCCGTCGGTCTGGTCTTCCAGTCCTATGCGCTTTTCCCGCATCTTACCGTCTTCGAGAATGTCGCCTTCGGTTTGCGACTGAAGGGTCTCTCCGGAGCGGATCTCGAAAACCGGGTAAGTGCCGGCCTGAAATCCGTAGGGCTGACGAGCTTTGCCGACCGGAAGCCGGCAGAGCTTTCCGGCGGCCAGCAGCAGCGCGTGGCACTTGCGCGCAGCATGGTGATGGAGCCGAAGGTGCTCCTTCTCGATGAACCGCTTTCGAATCTGGACGCGCGGCTGAGGCTCGAGATGCGCACGGAGTTGCAGCGGGTTCAGAGGGAAACCGGTGTCACGATGATCTTCGTCACCCATGATCAGGGCGAGGCGCTGTCACTGGCCGACCGCATCGTCGTCATGCTGAACGGTGCGATCGAGCAGATTGGCACGCCCGAGGAGATTTATAACCGGCCGGCTTCCGCCTTCGTGGCCGATTTCGTCGGCTTCGAGAACATCTTTGCCGTGGAAAGCGGCAAACTTCGCGCCGGAAACGGCCCGATCGAGCTTGCCGGGTCTTTGCCGCATGATGCGGCGGGGCTGGCTTGGCGTCCGCGCATGGTGACCCTGGGGTCAGGTCCTTTCCAGGGCACCGTGCGCGGGGCCTCTTTTTCCGGCAGCACGCGCGAATACCTGCTCGATACGCCGCTCGGCGCCGTCAAGGCCGAAGTCGATGCGGCCGTACCGGCACACGCCGCCGGCACCACGCTCGCCTTCGATCTGCCGGTCGAAAGGGCCGCGAAGCTGGAAAGGTTCAATTGA